The following proteins are co-located in the Shouchella hunanensis genome:
- the tatC gene encoding twin-arginine translocase subunit TatC — protein sequence MPLSDMSIMDHAVELRRRVLVILVFFVIALIGGFMLAVPVISYLQAAPLAADMPFHAFRLTDPLRIYVNFAMLVAFVLIIPVILYQLWAFVAPGLKEEEQKATLAYIPISFFLLLAGFAFAYFILIPYVMSFMSTMADRLDINEMYGINEYFSFLFQLTIPFGFLFQLPVVVMFLTRLGIVTPQLLTKIRKYAYFVLLVIAGLITPPELMSHLLVTLPMLILYEISIAISRATYRKHHKQAAQSQPNEAQ from the coding sequence ATTCCTCTCTCAGACATGTCAATAATGGATCACGCAGTGGAATTAAGACGCAGGGTTCTTGTGATCCTCGTCTTTTTTGTGATTGCCCTTATTGGAGGGTTTATGCTCGCAGTTCCTGTTATATCTTATTTACAAGCTGCGCCATTGGCTGCTGATATGCCGTTTCATGCATTTCGGCTAACGGATCCTTTGCGAATTTATGTGAACTTTGCAATGCTCGTTGCCTTTGTTTTAATTATACCGGTGATTTTGTATCAGCTGTGGGCATTTGTTGCGCCTGGATTGAAGGAAGAGGAGCAAAAAGCGACCCTTGCCTACATTCCTATTTCATTTTTTCTTTTGTTAGCCGGTTTTGCATTTGCCTATTTTATTCTCATTCCGTACGTTATGTCCTTTATGAGTACAATGGCAGATCGGTTAGACATTAATGAAATGTATGGGATTAACGAATACTTTTCATTTCTCTTTCAGCTGACCATACCGTTTGGTTTTTTATTTCAGCTACCAGTTGTGGTTATGTTTTTAACGCGACTCGGGATTGTGACTCCGCAGCTGCTAACAAAGATTCGAAAATACGCGTATTTCGTACTATTAGTGATTGCAGGTTTAATTACACCACCTGAACTGATGTCACATTTACTAGTCACGCTACCAATGCTTATTTTGTATGAAATTAGTATTGCCATTTCAAGAGCAACGTATCGAAAGCATCACAAGCAAGCTGCACAATCTCAACCGAATGAAGCTCAGTAA
- a CDS encoding ABC-F family ATP-binding cassette domain-containing protein, whose product MIVLQCVNVSKAFGAEPILENVKVEVQTNERVALVGRNGAGKSTLLKMIVGEMSIDSGEIVIPKTVEIGYLSQHTDLRTSKTIWDEMLSVFAPLLKMEQHLRYLETQMATDMPEHEYTKLLKEYDQLQNDFKEQGGYQYEADIRGVLAGLHFQQFDYATPISTLSGGQKTRLALGKLLLSKPELLVLDEPTNHLDMVTLTWLENYLNSYPGSILVVSHDRFFLDRLTTKVVELSRNQTTTYHGNYTYYLDEKAKRYEQERKQYEKQQAEIEKLETFVAKNLVRASTTKRAQSRRKQLEKMERLDRPQGDEKSASFGFDIIRQSGNDVLSIRDLEIKYGDHTVFSNIDLSLTRGESVCLLGDNGTGKTTLLKAVTKQLTPDSGNILFGSNVSVGYYDQEHAKLQSNKTVLQEVWDEFPATIEKDIRSLLGLFLFSGDDVLKSVSSLSGGEKARVALAKLMMVKANLLILDEPTNHLDLDSKEMLEAALMDYPGTILFVSHDRYFINRIASRVVELDQGKTTSYLGDYTYYSEKKKEMAERAAIEEEKTAQSPLRTEQKEKTNYQQDKEAKRAERQKERRMSAIEEQLEKLETANAELEAQLLEPEVYSDHVKAKDIQDQLSANENEMEQLMEEWESLEH is encoded by the coding sequence ATGATTGTATTACAATGCGTAAACGTCTCAAAAGCATTTGGCGCTGAGCCAATTTTAGAAAATGTGAAAGTAGAAGTACAGACAAATGAACGTGTCGCTTTAGTAGGGCGTAATGGAGCGGGTAAATCAACACTACTTAAAATGATTGTCGGTGAGATGAGCATTGATTCAGGGGAAATTGTCATTCCAAAGACCGTCGAGATTGGCTATTTGTCCCAACATACCGATTTACGAACAAGTAAGACCATTTGGGATGAAATGCTCAGTGTGTTTGCACCGCTTCTTAAAATGGAGCAACATCTACGTTATCTGGAGACACAAATGGCAACGGATATGCCCGAGCATGAATATACGAAGTTACTAAAAGAATATGATCAATTACAAAATGACTTTAAAGAACAAGGTGGCTATCAATACGAAGCAGATATACGCGGCGTTTTAGCTGGTCTTCACTTCCAGCAATTCGATTATGCAACGCCCATTTCTACCTTGTCAGGTGGTCAAAAAACAAGACTTGCTTTAGGAAAACTACTCTTGTCAAAGCCCGAGCTTCTCGTTCTCGATGAACCAACAAATCACTTGGACATGGTTACCCTTACGTGGTTGGAGAATTACTTGAATAGCTATCCTGGCTCGATTCTAGTCGTTTCCCATGATCGCTTCTTTCTGGACCGATTAACCACAAAAGTTGTTGAACTGTCTCGTAACCAAACAACAACCTATCACGGAAACTACACGTATTATTTGGATGAAAAAGCAAAACGTTATGAGCAAGAACGTAAGCAATATGAGAAGCAGCAAGCGGAGATTGAAAAGCTTGAAACGTTTGTTGCCAAAAACTTAGTACGTGCTTCAACAACGAAACGAGCACAAAGTCGTAGAAAACAGCTTGAAAAAATGGAGCGTCTCGATCGACCTCAAGGGGATGAAAAATCGGCTTCATTTGGCTTTGATATCATTCGTCAATCTGGTAACGATGTCCTATCGATTCGTGATCTTGAAATAAAATACGGCGACCATACTGTATTTTCAAATATTGATCTCTCGTTAACAAGAGGAGAATCGGTTTGTTTACTAGGGGATAATGGGACCGGTAAAACGACATTGCTTAAAGCGGTCACAAAGCAGTTAACACCCGATTCAGGGAATATCTTATTTGGTAGCAATGTATCCGTCGGTTATTATGATCAGGAACATGCTAAACTCCAAAGCAATAAAACCGTTTTACAAGAAGTATGGGACGAGTTTCCAGCAACCATTGAAAAAGATATACGCAGTTTACTCGGTTTATTTTTATTTAGCGGAGATGACGTATTAAAAAGCGTTTCTTCATTAAGTGGTGGAGAAAAAGCTCGGGTGGCTCTTGCGAAACTTATGATGGTAAAAGCGAATTTGCTTATTCTCGATGAACCGACAAACCACTTAGATTTAGATTCAAAAGAAATGCTAGAAGCTGCTTTAATGGATTACCCAGGGACCATTCTCTTTGTCTCACATGACCGTTACTTTATTAATCGTATTGCTTCTCGTGTTGTTGAACTAGATCAGGGGAAAACGACAAGTTACCTTGGTGATTACACGTATTATTCAGAGAAAAAGAAAGAAATGGCGGAACGTGCTGCGATAGAGGAAGAAAAAACAGCGCAATCACCACTTCGTACAGAACAAAAAGAAAAAACAAATTACCAACAAGATAAGGAAGCAAAACGAGCTGAACGACAAAAAGAAAGACGTATGAGTGCAATTGAAGAACAGCTAGAGAAACTTGAAACAGCGAATGCTGAACTTGAAGCACAACTACTTGAGCCAGAAGTATATTCTGATCATGTAAAAGCAAAAGACATTCAAGATCAGCTTTCTGCTAATGAAAACGAAATGGAACAACTTATGGAAGAATGGGAATCTCTTGAGCACTAA
- the tsaE gene encoding tRNA (adenosine(37)-N6)-threonylcarbamoyltransferase complex ATPase subunit type 1 TsaE, producing MQLMELKSFSVEDTMALAASFAAYLKPSDCILLAGDLGAGKTHFVKGLGRGLGVDRMITSPTFTIIKEYEGRLPLYHMDVYRVGEEADELGLEEYIEGSGVTVIEWAHLIQDLLPAHSFSFTIKKSSETERDILIQAQGSSHLRRLEEWMNDNVIRD from the coding sequence ATGCAGTTAATGGAATTAAAGTCATTTTCCGTGGAAGATACAATGGCACTTGCCGCGTCATTTGCTGCATATTTGAAGCCAAGTGACTGTATTTTACTGGCGGGTGACTTAGGGGCAGGAAAGACTCATTTTGTAAAAGGCTTAGGAAGAGGGCTTGGCGTAGATCGTATGATAACAAGCCCTACGTTTACTATTATTAAAGAGTATGAAGGACGACTGCCTTTGTACCATATGGATGTGTACCGTGTTGGAGAAGAAGCTGACGAACTTGGGCTTGAAGAATATATAGAAGGAAGTGGCGTGACTGTCATTGAATGGGCACACCTCATCCAAGATTTACTTCCAGCTCATTCCTTCAGCTTTACCATCAAAAAAAGTAGTGAGACAGAGCGTGACATCTTGATACAGGCGCAAGGGTCATCACATCTAAGGCGTTTGGAGGAATGGATGAATGACAACGTTATTAGGGATTGA
- the tsaD gene encoding tRNA (adenosine(37)-N6)-threonylcarbamoyltransferase complex transferase subunit TsaD codes for MTIILAIETSCDETAAAVIKDGTTIVANVVATQMESHARFGGVVPEVASRHHVEAVTAVVEEALEKAKVTFSDLTAVAVTEGPGLVGALLVGIHTAKAISFAHQLPLIGVHHIAGHIYANQLVQPMKFPLLALVASGGHTELILMKEDGVFETIGQTRDDAVGEAYDKAARAMKLPYPGGPNVEKLALEATEEIELPRSWLEKGSYDFSFSGLKSAVLNRIHNDQQKGIDTNLAALAKGFQESVTDVLVTRTVTAFNEFQPKQVLVAGGVAANKGLRQALEERLANKVELVIPPLHLCTDNAAMIGACAHQMWLSGARGSLSMNGRPGMPLQSFA; via the coding sequence ATGACGATCATATTAGCAATTGAAACCAGTTGTGACGAAACCGCAGCTGCTGTGATTAAAGATGGTACGACAATAGTAGCAAATGTCGTTGCCACTCAAATGGAAAGTCATGCAAGATTCGGAGGGGTTGTCCCTGAAGTAGCCTCTAGGCATCATGTAGAAGCCGTTACCGCTGTTGTAGAAGAAGCCCTGGAGAAAGCAAAGGTTACGTTTTCTGATTTAACGGCGGTAGCCGTAACAGAGGGACCAGGTTTGGTTGGTGCATTGCTTGTCGGGATTCATACCGCAAAAGCAATTTCGTTTGCTCACCAGCTTCCGTTAATTGGCGTTCATCATATTGCTGGTCATATTTACGCTAATCAACTTGTGCAACCAATGAAATTTCCTTTGTTGGCTCTCGTTGCTTCTGGAGGGCATACAGAACTCATTTTAATGAAGGAAGATGGCGTATTTGAAACAATTGGTCAAACACGTGATGATGCAGTAGGTGAAGCGTATGATAAAGCGGCTCGGGCGATGAAACTACCATATCCTGGTGGTCCGAATGTGGAGAAATTAGCTTTAGAGGCGACAGAAGAAATTGAACTGCCTCGGTCATGGCTCGAAAAAGGAAGTTACGATTTTAGCTTTAGTGGACTAAAATCAGCCGTGTTGAATCGAATTCACAATGACCAGCAAAAAGGGATTGATACGAACTTAGCTGCCCTTGCGAAAGGCTTTCAAGAGAGTGTAACCGATGTGCTTGTAACACGTACCGTGACAGCGTTTAATGAATTTCAACCAAAGCAAGTATTAGTAGCTGGTGGCGTTGCAGCAAATAAAGGATTACGCCAAGCACTAGAAGAACGTTTAGCGAATAAAGTAGAACTTGTTATCCCCCCTTTACACTTATGTACCGATAATGCTGCTATGATTGGGGCTTGCGCACATCAAATGTGGTTAAGTGGAGCAAGAGGGAGTCTCAGTATGAACGGTCGCCCTGGTATGCCGCTACAATCGTTTGCTTAA
- a CDS encoding fluoride efflux transporter FluC — MLITLLLVSIGGGTGAFLRYIIGEFLTLHYKWSRCFSVIAFVNIVGSTVLGIALAMQPSSAIEMFILYLCGGFTTFSTFSVEALQCFLDREWIKGSCYITLTLIGSMLGFGLGFVFLS, encoded by the coding sequence TTGCTAATAACGCTTCTTCTTGTTTCAATTGGTGGGGGAACTGGAGCTTTTCTTCGTTATATTATCGGAGAATTCTTAACCCTTCATTACAAGTGGTCTCGTTGCTTTTCAGTGATCGCATTCGTGAATATTGTTGGTAGTACCGTATTAGGTATTGCTCTAGCAATGCAACCGTCTTCGGCTATTGAGATGTTTATTCTTTATCTATGCGGCGGGTTTACAACCTTTTCTACGTTTAGTGTGGAAGCACTACAATGCTTCCTTGATAGGGAGTGGATAAAAGGGAGTTGTTACATTACTTTAACTCTAATTGGTTCAATGCTTGGTTTTGGATTAGGTTTTGTTTTTCTATCTTAA
- a CDS encoding fluoride efflux transporter FluC — MHGFLTYMAVIVGGALGGTARFTLTLFVPDHEWLGIVLANVSGCFFMGWAIQALNTKSRVPTFVKKGTTVGFIGGYTTMSTFIADFFSFMTKNWLLALVYVFSSVCGGILLAWLGMVVGKKVAFC, encoded by the coding sequence ATGCACGGATTTCTAACATATATGGCCGTCATAGTGGGTGGTGCTTTAGGAGGAACAGCTAGATTTACTCTTACTCTTTTTGTTCCCGATCATGAATGGTTAGGGATTGTATTGGCTAATGTATCAGGCTGTTTTTTTATGGGATGGGCTATACAGGCGCTGAATACAAAAAGTAGAGTACCAACTTTTGTAAAGAAAGGAACAACCGTAGGATTTATCGGTGGCTATACGACTATGTCTACATTTATAGCTGATTTCTTCTCTTTCATGACTAAAAATTGGCTACTAGCACTAGTATACGTTTTTTCATCCGTATGTGGAGGAATTCTTTTAGCATGGCTAGGGATGGTTGTAGGTAAGAAGGTGGCGTTTTGCTAA
- a CDS encoding redox-sensing transcriptional repressor Rex produces the protein MKSDQLKIPQATAKRLPLYYRFLENLHTSGKQRVSSTELSQALKVDSATIRRDFSYFGALGKKGYGYNVQYLLSFFRDTLDQDERTNVILVGVGNLGTALLQYNFSKNNSTVMTHAFDVDEKKIGTTIGDVPIYDWNKLEEAGIKDTSIAVLTVPASQAQSSADKLVEAGISGILNFTPVRLSVPEHIRVHHIDLAIELQALVYFLKHYPL, from the coding sequence ATGAAATCAGACCAACTAAAGATTCCTCAAGCAACAGCAAAACGCTTGCCGCTTTATTATCGGTTTCTAGAGAATCTTCATACATCAGGCAAGCAACGAGTATCTTCGACGGAATTGAGTCAAGCGTTAAAAGTCGACTCAGCGACAATACGTAGAGATTTCTCTTATTTTGGTGCATTAGGAAAGAAGGGTTATGGGTACAATGTACAGTATCTTCTCTCTTTTTTTCGAGATACATTGGATCAAGATGAGAGAACGAATGTCATTCTTGTCGGCGTCGGAAACTTAGGGACTGCGTTGCTCCAATACAATTTCTCTAAGAATAATAGTACCGTCATGACCCATGCCTTTGATGTTGATGAAAAGAAGATCGGGACAACCATTGGTGACGTTCCAATATACGATTGGAACAAGCTGGAAGAAGCAGGGATTAAGGACACATCAATTGCTGTTTTAACAGTACCTGCCTCACAAGCACAAAGTAGTGCGGACAAGCTCGTTGAAGCTGGAATTAGCGGTATACTTAATTTTACACCGGTACGATTATCTGTACCTGAACATATTCGCGTTCATCATATTGACCTTGCGATTGAATTGCAAGCGCTTGTATATTTTTTAAAACACTATCCACTTTAA
- the tatA gene encoding twin-arginine translocase TatA/TatE family subunit, which yields MPLSGGSLIIIAIVALIIFGPKKLPEFGKAAGSTLKEFKNATKGLADDDEDNKPANVQKEKA from the coding sequence ATGCCATTATCAGGAGGAAGTCTAATTATCATCGCAATTGTGGCATTAATTATCTTTGGACCGAAAAAACTACCTGAGTTTGGAAAAGCTGCAGGTAGTACGTTAAAAGAATTTAAAAATGCAACAAAAGGTTTAGCCGATGATGATGAGGACAACAAGCCAGCAAATGTTCAAAAAGAAAAAGCATAA
- a CDS encoding trans-sulfuration enzyme family protein has product MERKERYFNTQSVHFTKKDTTKNKSKARPIYQTSAFVFENLDDMESYFTGEKDYLYSRYGNPNTEDLGKGVALLEEMEDGIATSSGMSAILCAVLSVCQAGDHLLAALDVYGGTYTLFEQELKTFGIDVSFVQSHEDWKKEMRANTKAFFCESVTNPHVRIEDLETIVTFSAEHQLRVIVDNTFATPFLVKPVHKGVDLVIHSATKYLGGHSDVTAGVVVGSQALMERVKQLVITMGATLSPFEAWLACRGLKTLGLRMERQCANAEKLAAFLKKQPQVDQVYYPEGLSGNGNGAIVTMRLKPDVDVHTFFSSFSFVKIAPTLAGVETSISYPVGTSHRSVPEEKREALGISPQDVRISVGIEDSRDIQTDFLQALNQA; this is encoded by the coding sequence GTGGAGAGAAAAGAACGTTACTTTAATACGCAGTCTGTTCATTTTACAAAGAAAGATACAACGAAAAATAAGAGTAAAGCGAGACCGATTTATCAAACATCTGCTTTTGTATTTGAGAACTTAGATGATATGGAATCTTATTTTACGGGAGAGAAAGACTACTTATATTCGCGTTACGGAAATCCGAACACCGAAGATTTAGGAAAAGGTGTGGCATTACTGGAAGAGATGGAAGATGGTATTGCGACATCATCAGGAATGTCTGCGATTTTGTGTGCCGTCTTATCAGTATGTCAGGCAGGTGATCATCTTCTAGCGGCTCTTGATGTTTATGGTGGTACATATACATTGTTTGAACAAGAACTAAAAACGTTTGGCATCGATGTTAGCTTTGTTCAATCCCATGAAGACTGGAAAAAAGAAATGAGAGCGAACACAAAGGCTTTCTTCTGTGAGTCAGTGACAAATCCCCATGTGCGAATAGAGGATTTAGAAACAATTGTAACTTTCTCAGCCGAACATCAATTACGTGTTATTGTCGATAATACATTTGCTACTCCTTTTCTGGTTAAGCCTGTTCATAAAGGTGTTGATCTTGTGATCCATAGTGCAACGAAGTATTTAGGTGGGCACAGTGACGTCACGGCTGGTGTTGTTGTTGGCAGTCAAGCTCTTATGGAGCGGGTGAAGCAACTTGTGATTACAATGGGGGCTACATTAAGTCCGTTTGAAGCATGGCTAGCATGTAGAGGACTAAAGACTTTAGGCTTACGAATGGAAAGACAATGTGCAAATGCTGAAAAGCTGGCAGCCTTTTTAAAGAAACAACCACAAGTGGATCAAGTGTATTATCCTGAAGGGCTATCTGGAAATGGAAATGGCGCTATTGTAACGATGCGCTTGAAGCCAGATGTAGACGTGCATACATTCTTTTCGAGCTTTTCGTTTGTAAAGATTGCGCCAACGTTAGCGGGGGTAGAGACATCTATATCGTATCCAGTTGGAACGTCTCATCGTTCTGTCCCTGAAGAGAAAAGAGAAGCACTTGGTATAAGTCCACAAGATGTTCGTATTTCAGTCGGTATTGAAGACAGTAGAGATATTCAAACAGACTTTTTACAAGCACTAAATCAAGCATAA
- the tsaB gene encoding tRNA (adenosine(37)-N6)-threonylcarbamoyltransferase complex dimerization subunit type 1 TsaB, whose amino-acid sequence MTTLLGIDTSSYRLGVSVSKDGVVIAEYSTTLKKNHALRLMPAVENVLNDLEIKPSDLDGIAVAKGPGSYTGVRMAVTTAKTLAWSLNIPLIAVSTLEMMAQVGCYFNGLVVPLIDARRGTAFAAVYQSKCDGSLEEVVEERHFTLTALLEKLGTQDQPILFVGEDVALHREKIEMELGPLAQFAQKSVPSARAGALCALAQEKEPVENVHGFTPDYHRLPEAEVNWQHAQQQRNES is encoded by the coding sequence ATGACAACGTTATTAGGGATTGATACGTCTTCTTATCGATTAGGGGTATCGGTTAGTAAAGATGGTGTGGTAATTGCAGAATATTCCACAACGTTAAAGAAAAATCATGCACTTCGCTTAATGCCTGCGGTGGAAAATGTGTTAAACGATTTAGAAATCAAGCCAAGTGACCTTGATGGGATTGCCGTTGCAAAAGGGCCAGGATCATATACAGGTGTAAGAATGGCCGTTACAACAGCAAAAACATTAGCATGGTCGTTAAATATACCGTTAATTGCGGTTTCGACCCTTGAAATGATGGCGCAAGTCGGATGTTATTTTAATGGTCTTGTTGTGCCTCTAATTGATGCGAGAAGAGGAACAGCCTTTGCTGCGGTTTATCAATCAAAGTGCGATGGTTCGCTAGAAGAAGTAGTAGAGGAACGTCATTTTACACTGACCGCTTTGCTAGAAAAGCTTGGAACACAAGATCAACCCATTTTATTTGTTGGTGAAGATGTTGCTCTCCACAGAGAAAAAATTGAAATGGAGCTTGGTCCTCTAGCACAATTTGCACAAAAGTCGGTACCAAGTGCGCGTGCAGGGGCATTATGTGCTCTCGCACAAGAAAAAGAGCCTGTGGAAAATGTTCATGGATTCACGCCAGACTATCACCGCTTACCTGAAGCGGAGGTGAACTGGCAGCATGCACAGCAGCAAAGAAACGAGTCGTAA
- the rimI gene encoding ribosomal protein S18-alanine N-acetyltransferase — protein MHSSKETSRNVQVRRMDVFDIDAVLTVETEAFTTPWTREAFEAELVRNNYAYYFVLEVDEMVVGYCGLWKVIDEVQITNIAILKKHRGHSYGEYLLRSIMEWLKMVNAQTLSLEVRASNEVAQGLYHKLGFSRVGIRKNYYADNQEDAWVMWVRLNDDHISN, from the coding sequence ATGCACAGCAGCAAAGAAACGAGTCGTAATGTTCAAGTTAGAAGGATGGATGTTTTCGACATTGATGCTGTATTAACAGTAGAAACAGAAGCATTTACGACTCCTTGGACGAGAGAAGCATTTGAAGCAGAACTCGTTCGAAATAATTATGCCTATTATTTTGTGCTCGAAGTGGATGAAATGGTCGTTGGCTATTGCGGCCTTTGGAAAGTGATAGATGAAGTCCAAATTACAAATATCGCTATACTGAAAAAGCATCGAGGTCATTCGTATGGTGAGTACTTACTTCGCTCCATTATGGAATGGTTGAAGATGGTAAATGCTCAGACATTGTCATTAGAAGTAAGGGCATCGAACGAGGTTGCACAAGGACTTTATCATAAATTAGGTTTCTCACGAGTAGGAATTCGAAAAAATTATTATGCAGATAATCAAGAAGATGCATGGGTAATGTGGGTGAGGTTAAATGACGATCATATTAGCAATTGA
- a CDS encoding MgtC/SapB family protein translates to MGIVLLKLSIALFSGFLIGIDRQIKHKPLGLKTSMVICIASCLITIVSVEAYIYFSSTDQARLAMDPMRLAAQIVSGVGFLGAGVILRRSNDVISGLTTAAMIWAASGIGIAIGAGFYTEAFLSVLLILVAVNVIPALLKVIGPTSLNQTDVSLKVVMSEEATSTHLIKSLQHKEKKWKSRKEKNIIIHDVKIRDVEENKQQLDILLSIPRTMYMTQLYDMVKKIDHVQSVAIEQK, encoded by the coding sequence TTGGGAATCGTTTTACTCAAATTAAGTATTGCGTTATTTTCAGGTTTCTTAATTGGCATTGATCGCCAAATTAAACATAAGCCATTAGGTTTAAAAACGAGTATGGTTATTTGTATTGCAAGTTGTTTAATTACCATTGTATCGGTCGAGGCCTATATATACTTTTCTAGCACCGACCAAGCAAGACTTGCGATGGATCCTATGCGATTAGCAGCGCAAATTGTAAGTGGAGTTGGCTTTCTTGGTGCTGGTGTTATTCTAAGACGTAGCAATGACGTCATATCAGGCTTAACAACAGCCGCGATGATCTGGGCCGCGTCGGGCATAGGGATTGCCATAGGGGCAGGCTTTTACACTGAAGCCTTTCTATCAGTCTTACTCATTTTAGTTGCCGTCAATGTCATTCCAGCTTTACTAAAAGTCATCGGTCCTACTTCATTAAATCAAACAGATGTATCGTTAAAAGTAGTCATGTCGGAAGAAGCTACTTCAACGCACCTAATTAAGAGCTTGCAGCACAAAGAAAAAAAATGGAAAAGCCGTAAAGAAAAGAATATTATTATCCATGATGTAAAGATTAGAGATGTTGAAGAAAATAAACAGCAGCTTGATATCTTGCTCTCGATTCCGCGCACAATGTATATGACACAGCTGTATGATATGGTTAAAAAAATTGACCACGTTCAATCGGTTGCCATTGAACAAAAATAA
- the thiL gene encoding thiamine-phosphate kinase: MQTLRDEFSFIKSITPTNRFQQQLTIGIGDDAAVYKTSADTEQVVCVDAMVEGIHFRKDTLSPFQIGRKALAINISDLAAMGANPMYYLVTIAIPKTWTDHELQDIYAGMNELAERYKMDLIGGDTVSSKDQLVLSVTAIGIVQEGKALKRSSAKPGDVLFVTGPIGKSAAGLELLQQKEKDKPLTDMEHSCIRAHQEPEPQISSGTYLANLGKRIALNDVSDGLSSEAMELAEASNVQIVMNEEKLNSILPDLQNVEYHQKLKWALNGGEDFQLIGTTSNETFAHLQESSPTTLFDIGFVRAGNASVIMKSANEETVLDKGGYNHFS, from the coding sequence GTGCAGACATTGAGAGATGAATTTTCTTTTATAAAAAGCATTACACCTACTAATCGTTTTCAACAGCAACTAACAATCGGAATAGGCGATGATGCTGCCGTTTATAAAACGTCAGCTGACACAGAGCAAGTGGTCTGTGTGGATGCAATGGTGGAAGGAATTCATTTTCGTAAAGATACATTAAGTCCTTTTCAAATTGGCCGAAAAGCGTTGGCAATTAACATAAGTGATTTAGCGGCAATGGGTGCTAATCCGATGTATTATCTTGTAACGATTGCGATTCCGAAGACTTGGACCGACCATGAATTACAAGACATCTATGCAGGGATGAACGAACTTGCAGAGCGGTATAAAATGGACTTGATTGGTGGCGATACGGTTTCGAGTAAAGACCAACTTGTCTTATCCGTGACGGCCATTGGCATCGTTCAAGAAGGAAAAGCGTTAAAAAGAAGTTCAGCAAAGCCAGGGGATGTCTTATTCGTAACCGGTCCAATTGGTAAATCGGCTGCTGGACTAGAGCTACTTCAGCAAAAAGAGAAAGATAAGCCACTTACAGACATGGAACATAGTTGTATTCGTGCTCATCAAGAGCCTGAGCCGCAAATAAGTAGTGGCACATATTTAGCGAACTTAGGGAAGCGAATTGCCTTAAATGATGTAAGTGACGGTCTATCAAGTGAAGCGATGGAACTGGCCGAAGCGAGTAACGTGCAAATCGTAATGAATGAAGAAAAATTGAATTCCATTTTACCGGACTTGCAAAACGTTGAATATCATCAGAAGCTTAAGTGGGCGCTAAACGGTGGAGAAGATTTTCAATTAATCGGAACAACCTCAAACGAGACGTTTGCGCATTTGCAAGAAAGCTCACCGACCACCCTGTTTGACATTGGGTTTGTTCGTGCGGGTAACGCAAGCGTTATAATGAAATCAGCGAATGAAGAAACGGTTTTAGATAAAGGTGGATACAATCATTTTAGCTAG